Below is a genomic region from Hemitrygon akajei unplaced genomic scaffold, sHemAka1.3 Scf000102, whole genome shotgun sequence.
GtcgacggtgaaacagattcGACCTTTGTTTAATCTTCGCACGAGGAAGTAATAACTTGTGTCCGTGATAATTCATGCGTTGCCAATAAAAAAAAGCAGTGAGTTGGATACAAAGCTTCGGCAAAtaaaggtcagtgccttttaaGCCATTTATTTCCTTCGATCGTAAATCCTCCGGGAAAAGCATACtgcagctgggatcagcagtaacacagCGAAAGAGAATTTAACACCTTTCaagaagtctctccttttaactgCCTGTGTAAAACTTTGGACCTTCGCATTATTACTTTAtgaactgttttcgcattaccgctttaagaactgttcgagctgccgtatcgcagctgacttccggttatgtaagtcgtttgtttacttgtgGGTTTTTactgtgtttaataaatgttttatttcttaTAAGAAAAACCTggctcaattatatattcattgttgctgatttgtaacacttaaaatattaaataaatgtgtCAACTTTAACTTTATGGCTTTTGGAAATCAGttaatcttttactcgcttagcaattcatagtaacagaaattttgaccggggatCCCAAACTTTTCCATGCCACTGTGCCTATCTAGAAGTCTCTGaaatgaccctattgtatcctcctctAACAtcttgctggcagtgcattccatgcacccaccaagaGATGCATGACATTCCCCTGTACcttattccaagcaccttaaaaaatataacctctcgtgttagccatttcagcccttggagaAAGCCTATgtctatccacaagatcaatgtctctcatcatcttatacacctctatcagatcacctctcatcctccgtcgctccaaggagaaaagctcaAGATCACACAACGttttctcagaaggcatgctctccaatccaggcaacatccttgtaaatctcctctgcactctctctacagtatccacgtcctacctgtagtgaggtgagcaaATCTCAACACAGTCCTCCAATTGAGGTCTAAATAAGTTCTTACATAGCTTTAacaatcgtgtggatagtcagaggctttttatcagggctgaaatggctaacacgagagggcacacagttttaagatgcttggacgtagttacagtggagatgtcaccgctaagttttttttacgcaaagTGGTTAGTGCGTGGAATAAGCTGCTAGCGACGGTGCTGGAGTCGgagacgatagggtcttttaagagtctcctggataggaacATTGAGCTtcgaaaaaatagagggctatgggtaaccagaGGTAATCTCTAAAGTAAATGCATGTACGGCACAGCATtctaggccgaagggcctgtattgtgccgtagggtTTCTGTGTTTCAGTGTTTCAATGTctcacagttcttgaactcaatcccacagtggaTGAACGCTATCATACCATACACATtaaaacactgtcaacctgcgcagcggctTTGAGTGTCTAATGAACACAAactccaagatctcactgatcctccacactgccaagaattttaccattaataatatactctgtcttcaaatttgatatTGCAGGTCACCGTCCTAAAAGCAGAATTCGAACCATCTACAGCAatcttttgccttctgtgagcaagccaaatctggatccacaaagcaaagtcttttggatcccatgcctcattactgtCTGAAAAAGCTTTGTCtgcggaaccttatcaaatgccttactaaaatccatatgcactacttcCATTACATTACCTTCGTCAATGTGTTCTGTTGCATCcgcaaataattcaatcaggtccgtaaggcatgacctgcccttgacaaagtgaTGTTGACTGTCCCAAGTCAGATTACGTGTccccaaatactcataaatccttcCTCGAAGAATCTTCTTTCACAATTTtcccatcactgaagtaagatttaCTGCTCTATAATTTGCTGGGTTATCTCTAGTCCCTTTCTTGTACAACGGAACAAGGTTTGCAACCCTTCAATTTTCTAGTATTTCTCCCCAGcatattaatgatgcaaagatcattgtcagcgGCTCagcatctcctcccttgcttcccactgtagcctgggatATATCTGCGACAGTCCTGGAGacatatctaacttaatacctttcgaaagctccagcacatcctctttcttaatgtcaataCACTCAAGTACCTCAGAATATTTAAAATAAACGACAGATTGAGAGACACCTGTTGTGAATGTAGCGTGATTTCTAACGAACTCAAGTTGTCATTACTAGCGACCCCCGACgatttgttatacttgcatgacgTCCCCTCAGTTTCAATGATAACTGTTACAAATGTTGATGATATGTATTCGATCccttattagcaattagcaaacatacaatcgcAAATGTCATGTCAGCGGATttgagaggataataacaaaagatatgacatccAGCAAATATGTAACAGATTTCCCTTCACATTGACCACACCCCCACTGATGCGAACAGTTACCATATAAATATCATGATTAAGCAACGCAGGATAGAATGCAGGTAGaaaacagatacatggctcctacactcAGGCTCAGCTTTGATACAGTGTCTCCCAGCTGAAATGTTAACATACTGACTGTCTTGTTGAATGattccagtattttgttttactTATTTTAAAGATGTTTTGCAGCTAATATTGCCAATTAATGTTTGACCCACatgttgttattttttttttgttacagaGCAGCATAAACTAATCACacctgttctcaaaatggatcaAGGTGCGGGCATTGGAGGAGTTCCACTGATGTCCACATCGGGAAAGGACACGGGTATTGTggcaaattattttaatttataaacaCTCTGATGATTCTGTTCTGGGTTTAATTCAATATCTGCAATTCACAAACGATTTGTGAAAACGgagcagagagatgagagagagagttaacatctctgggggaaacacagtcacacgtggaaggagtacatttaccgtctgctcctgctcctctgacagattgtgatgcacattaaaatagcgagttactccagaagacaagacattctgcagatgctgaaagttttgGGCAACGCAAAGTCACACAGAATATTGgcagaactcagccggtcaggcagcatccatggagaggaataaacatgtGACGTTTTCGATCATGACCAGGGGAATACGAAGTAATGTGGCAATATCTAGAATTTCCGTCCCCTCATTTCCAATCCGATgtagggccttggcctgaaacattgattgtttattctcctccatagacgctgcctgacctgctgagtacctgcagcattttgtgagatatCCCAGAGATTTTCTGAGGAAGGGGTTGACCAGACAGGCAGACAGTAGCCCAGAGCAAAGcggtggtgatgggcagtaccaggagagtgatggtgatATTCTCAGCAATAAGCAGAGTCCTTTCCAAACAGGGAGGTATATTCGCAGAGACACGGAAGACTAGCCTTCAATAACCTCTCCCAAACACCCAGCCCGACCGGCaccacgcaccccccccccccaccaaccaaaGCCCCGTTCCTTCCCCCCATATATATATTTCGAACTGAGCTTGGTGATCTTTAGGTTCGAGAGAGAACGTTGCTGCCCAATATAGTGTcagtaatttctttaattttcccCATTTTCCCCACAGGTCCGAGCTCAGtgatcaccgagctcctggcaagctgggatgatttccagctgctgcagttgacggatttctaccgggacaggctggaaCAGGCGATGGAAAGAGGGGTGCACAgagtgagcctggcgttaacggccgagaatcagttcagcggagaggaacatcgggtgagtgggagggagaatgggtttgaattttcacacatcacaggaCTGATGGGTGTCGGAACTCTCACTCATCGGATAATAAAGCATaaaaacaaatcagaaataaatatatataattcttAAAGATTTGAATCAGAAGGAATGATTGAAAGAGGTGCAAACACAACAGTGGCGGCTCAATGCTCAGAGCGGGAGGAGCAGGGAACAACTGTATGAGGTTGCAATAAAGGAGTTTAAATGGAAATATGGTAGGAATTTTCATTTTGAAAAGACCGTGCGGCGTGACGgcaggatgtcagtgagaaccgGGGCATTAtcactggatgccacaggagctccagtgtgttctgttctgggtggagaAGAGTCTTTTAAAATCTGTAGCTGTAAACAGTGTGGATCGGGTAACACTACCGTGTTGTCATGTGTAATTACtgaataaacctccactggaaaaggcaaaggaaaggtttcaggtgtcagccggtaatttgctgtcatgttggacactggcggactgaggagatgaatcacatcatcttttctgcaacttctccgAGACTGCTCTCTCTGTTATAAAAACCTGCCTgacttctttcttcatctgtgaTCGTCATTTTATGATTTCTATTTTACACGGTCAGAtccggtgaggaattatttatggatttggagccacgtcaatgaagTGGTCACAGACCAGTCAGGATCTCATTAactggtggaccaggttcacagtgaatgtccctccgtgtgctctgcactcagaatgtacagtccatgtccagacaggatcagcacccgtccgggtgtctgctcagtgtgatcccgttacagagcacatcatttacttctcattctctgtgtgaatctgtcagtccccaatatgttctccgttactcttcacagaaaatctctgatctcgctgataagggagagcgggcggacagttctaaactcctcctgagcctggtgatggagaaaggctcccgcgcccggagggtgatgtgggaaacctttgtgaaaatgaGGATTGGAGTCCCAAAGTTtgacaaaatactgaaagaaatacaggaacaTGGTGAGATAATATCAGATACTAATTTAATTTTGGAATCAAGAATTACATACTTAATAACTTGACACATTTCAATTCCTCAAATTGTTTAAATCTGAACAGGTTGTGTTCCGGTCCGTCGACCCGTACCGGAGATTCCCAGGGAACTGAAAGGTAAGTTAATGTTGTATAGGGCCATGTCGTTGTTGAGTCACGGGGATTTGATCGGGTAAATGTTCCACCGTGACACAGCGCACAGTGAGACACATGGAAAAATGTTTGCTGGAGGGAGAGTTACAGTACAGTATGAGGAAAAACGCAGAGAGTTGGAGGCTTTGCTGAAAGGGATCACTCCTCTCTGGGTCCTGCAACTACAGATCCCTCCACCGGggtcagaatggagaagagggcAATCTGAGGAGCAAAACTATGGGAAATTTCTTACTCCGAAAGGTGAAATTATATCCCTACAACCACCCAACCCCCGGAATGGCCCTCATCCTAAAACACTTTTCTAAACTCCCTCAGCTCCTACAGgatatcatttttttttagaattgGGAATCCATTGAAGTTCCCGTCGCAGAATAACAATGACAGCATCCATTTAATGAGAAAAGCAGGTAACACTGcaattagtcctgacaaagggtctcggctcgaaacgtcgacagcgcttcgccctatcgatgctgcctggcctgctgtgttccaccagcattgtgtgtgtgttgttgtttgaatttccagcatctgcagatttcctcgtgttaacactACAACTAGTCTGTTTATTCTCATAGCAGCATATGaaacccactctgttcacatctgCAAATACTGCTAAAGTTATCCCGTTCAATTTCCCACttaataatcctgggaattccaTCAGGACACAGTGTTAGTGAGGGTGTGATGGGGGTCAAAATCCTCAGCTCAGTCCACAGAAGCTGAAATTGATGTGATGTGTGATGGATACTGTGGAAGGGTTAGAGATGGGAATTAGGACAGAGAAACCGAGGGTTGTGGGATTGTGGCAAGGAAGGTGGAAAGTACTGAAAATATCTATAAATAATATCGCAATTAATTAAATTGTGACCGTCTGGATAAGAAACTCACTACATCCGTAAGCACTTTGTGTCGGTGAAAATGGAGCCCGGGGCAGTGCATGGACTCAAGTGAGTGTAAGGTTTCATCATCGCAGACTGAGTTGGATCAATCAACTGCACATTTAACAGAGGAGAGAGCGAAGCAAAGAAGGTATTATAAAAATTATTAATCTTACATTAGCCCATGTTTTAACTGATAACtcgatgcccttgaacagaaatatAAGGAATCTTGGCCGACACCCTCATTCAGTCTGTTTCATTTTCAAGAACAAAGTCCAAAAGATGTTAGTTTTGAAATGGTGTCAGATAAAGTTTTCAAACTGCTCTCGTTTCTGTCACCAGTGTTAATGCTTTTCCAGTCCACATTCAGACAATAAAACCCCTCCATTTTCCTGCACTAAGGATTTGGTAATTCTCGACAATTTGCCTGCAAACTTGTTCTTCAATGTTCTTCATGCTGTTTGCCGAGGGAACTGTCACGGCAGTGAAATTCCCACATCTATTTCGGAATATGAAACATATTCTCTCCCTGATTATTGAACAACGTTATTTCTACCACTGTCACATTCTCTAAACATTTCAAAAATCTAGGTTTTCCTACTGTTTCTCCCGAATACTTGATTGGAATGCCCACACactccctgacagggtcctgagacCCCAAGCACACCTGGTAGGGcgttgacacactgtgagacaacacacacccctgacaaggtcctgacacactgtgagacaacacacacccctgacaaggtcctgacacactgtgagacaacacacacccctgacaaggtcctgacacactgtgagaccccacacacccctggcagggtcctaacATATTGTGAGATCCTACCCACCCCAGTTAGGGTGCTGACATACTGTGAACTCCGCACACACCTGACAGTGACCTGTTacactgtgagagcccacacaCCCCTAAGAGGATCCTGACAGAATTGGGGACCTgacacacctctgacagggtcctgacacattgtgagaccccacacactcctgacatggtcctgacacccTTTGAGAAATACTCACGCCTATTAGGGTCCCGACACAGTGTGAGACCTCACAAAACCAGacaaggtcctgacacactgtgagaacccacgcATGCCTTTTAGGGTCCTGTCACTCTGTGAGACCCGACACATACCTgagaggatcctgacacacttggcagattcctgacacactgtgagaccccacacctcCCTGgcagggtccagacacactgtgcGACACCACACAACGCTGACAGGGTCATGATACACCGTGCGACTCTGCACACACCTGAAAGGGTCGTGACACACGGTGAGACCCCTGACACACAGCTGCCAGGGCACAGACACCCTGTGAGAACTCACAAAcagctgacagggtcctgacacacacagagacctcacacacccctgacagattcctgtcacactGCGAGACGCCATACGCCCCTGAGAggttcctgatacactgtgagaccccacacaaactTGACaaagtcctgacacactgtgagacctcacacccCCCTAAGAGGGTCCTGACAGGAAGTGCGATTAGATGCACCCCAGGCAGGGTCCCCACACACCTGTTACGTACTGACTCACTGTGAaccccacatacccctgacagacagtgagaccccacaaagCCCTGATAGGTTCCTGCACAtagtaagaccccacacacacatgacatgccctgacacactgtgagaccccacacacagttGACAGCGTACTGACACACTATGAAACCCCACAGATCCCTAACAgagtcctgacatactgtgaaaccccacacacacctgacagggtactgtcacactgtcagatcccacacaccccagacatgtcctgacacactgtgagaatccAAACACCACTGTCAGGGACCTGACgcattgtgagaccccacacacccctgacagggtcctgacaggaCGTGAGACCAGACACTCCACTGACAGGGTCGAGACAGACCGTGAGACCACGCACATTCCTGGCAGGGTcataacacactgtgagaccctacacacgcctaacagggtcctgatacactgtgagaccccacacacccctgacagggtcctgacacactgtgagaccccagacacacttggtagggtcctgacacactgtgagaccgcacacaccccTTTCAAGGAAGTGACACACTGCGAgatcccacacatccctgacagggcactgacacactgtgagaccgcagACACACCCCAGACAGGGTCGGGACCCACTGAGAGACCCGATACACCCCTTACAGGGTACCGAAACACTGCCACACCCCACTCACCCCAGACAGGGttccgacacactgtgagacaccacacagccCTGAGAGGGTCACAAAACACTGTGAGAGCCCCCACACaccggacagggtcctgacacactgtgagaccccacacgtacctgacagggtactgacacactgtgataccccacacactcttgacagggtcctgacacactgtgataccccacacactcttgacagggtcctgacacactgtgagaccccacacacccctgttaggtcctgacacactgtgaaccGCACATAACCCAGAGAGGGTTccgacacagtgtgagaccccacacaccaccgaTAGGATCCTGTCTCACTGTAAGACCCCAAACACACCTAAAAGTGTCCTGACGCACTGTGGGACACCGTACATCCCTGACAGTGTCCTAAAACACTTTGTAACCTCACACAACTTCCAGCGGGttctgacacactgcgagaccccatacaaccctgaaaggttgctgacacactgtgacacacaCTCACGCCTGTTAGGGTCCTCACACACTCTGAGAACCCACACAtaactgacagggtcctgacgcactgtgagagcCGACACATGCCTGTTAAGGTCCTGTCACACTTTGAGACCCGACACACACCTAACAgtatcctgacacactgtgtgagCCAGACACTTCTGGCAGGGTTTTGACACACCGTGAGATATCGCACACCTCTTGCTAGGtattgacacactgtgagataccGAACACACCTCACAGTATCCTGATGCACTGTGAGACagttcctgacacagtgtgagtcgACACACACTCTTGGCAGgatcctgacatactgtgagaccccagacaccgCTGGCAGGGTcgagacacactgtgagatcccacacacacctGTCAGGTTCCGgagacactgtgagatcccacacacccctgacagggtcccgacacactctgagaccccagACACACTTGGCAGGGTCcagacagactgtgagaccccacacacccctgacagtgtcctgacagcctgtgagacctcacacacatctgacagggtgctgacacactgtgagaccccacacacccatccAGGGTGTGACAGTTGTGCGAGGGTGTCCAGTACGGGACAGTCGGGTGTCAGTAAACTACCAGGGAAATACTCACCTTCACAGCACGATTAATATGGAATTGTGATGATCTGGTGTTTATCTAGACCAGGTTTCTCTGTCCAGTCAGGGGTCTGTTAATTGGATTTACTTTACTACACGAATATCCATTGGTGAACCCAATTAATGCAATGGCTTTGAGCTAACTCTTGTGTGCTTAAATACTGAGTTCTGAGTTGAGGCATCTAACAGTTTCTCCACTGTCTGTTctcatggaagatgttcaacagaaacacaaggagactctgcgggcacaaactgaaacactgagagtgaacatgatcctgatgacggagaaggtgaatgttttccagctggttgatcgatacgctgaactcacggtcatttctactgttcgagatcggagactggtggaacatgagctgctggccaGAGGCAGAGacccacgaggagtggagagaaacACAGCTCCGTGGACTCCTGGAAAAACTCCGGAAGGttcagttgttccagagcagcttttcccggagtaaatccaaatctgggagttcggcagcagtgccggagtcccggggatcgggaaaacaacaatggtacaaaagatcgTTTTATGATTGGGCCACGGgaaaaatataccaacaattccagtttgtcttcagtttcaaattccgggagttaaactccattaactgcacAATAAActtgagggaactgattctggatcaataTCCTTACTTCAGGAATatactgagagaggtctggaagaacccagtggGATTGGCTATtca
It encodes:
- the LOC140723148 gene encoding uncharacterized protein; the protein is MDQGAGIGGVPLMSTSGKDTGPSSVITELLASWDDFQLLQLTDFYRDRLEQAMERGVHRVSLALTAENQFSGEEHRKISDLADKGERADSSKLLLSLVMEKGSRARRVMWETFVKMRIGVPKFDKILKEIQEHGCVPVRRPVPEIPRELKDVQQKHKETLRAQTETLRVNMILMTEKVNVFQLVDRYAELTVISTVRDRRLVEHELLARGRDPRGVERNTAPWTPGKTPEGIY